In one Nicotiana sylvestris chromosome 8, ASM39365v2, whole genome shotgun sequence genomic region, the following are encoded:
- the LOC104218382 gene encoding protein neprosin-like produces the protein MSLHQRAIVQILLAISLLLNHYEVEAEQRLSKAKDLELEKQLKLLNKPAIKTIKGKYGELYDCVDFYKQPAFHHPLLKNHNFHPQMKPMLSMLQGDDISSNNNKPFNIELEGGGCPVGTVPIRRITKDDLIRRRLTKQMRGGDDSPDGNGIVSDGTKPLGGGYKFASVQIPYSPRNKIAGAGAIISLHNPQNLSGHQHSGGRIKVQNGIDSIQVGWTVNPPVYGDTHTRLYTYFTAGKLACYNTRCPGFIQINTAIPLDGQLPGSSYGGPVFDVPMYIARDMSNGNWWFYFGITAVGFWPAKIFTNLKGFATSAEYGGVVYSPPGIPEPPMGSGYFPVGDLKKDAHCKKCTFLTDKNQTKSLDNILVKLYANSQNLYRVTDYPNSGVVTGNLVSYGGPGEH, from the exons ATGTCACTGCATCAGAGAGCCATCGTACAGATTTTGCTTGCGATTTCTCTCCTTTTGAACCATTATGAAGTTGAAGCAGAACAGAGGTTGTCTAAAGCAAAGGACTTAGAGTTAGAGAAGCAACTAAAGCTTCTTAATAAGCCGGCAATCAAGACTATTAAG GGCAAATATGGAGAACTATATGATTGTGTAGACTTTTACAAACAACCTGCATTCCACCATCCTCTGTTGAAGAATCATAATTTTCATCCCCAG ATGAAACCTATGTTATCTATGTTGCAAGGAGATGACATTTCTTCAAACAATAATAAACCTTTTAACATAGAGTTAGAAGGCGGAGGTTGTCCTGTTGGAACAGTTCCTATTAGAAGAATTACAAAGGACGACCTAATAAGGCGGAGACTTACAAAGCAAATGAGAGGGGGAGATGATTCTCCTGATGGTAAC GGTATTGTTTCAGACGGAACCAAACCTTTGGGAGGAGGCTACAAG TTTGCATCTGTACAAATCCCATACAGTCCAAGAAACAAAATAGCAGGAGCAGGAGCAATTATTAGTTTGCATAATCCTCAAAATCTTAGCGGGCATCAACATAGCGGAGGTCGTATAAAAGTTCAGAATGGGATTGACAGCATACAAGTTGGCTGGACT GTTAACCCACCCGTCTATGGGGACACTCATACACGACTATACACATATTTTACG GCTGGAAAATTAGCTTGTTATAATACTCGATGTCCAGGTTTTATACAAATAAACACTGCAATACCTTTAGATGGGCAACTTCCAGGTTCTTCCTATGGTGGACCTGTTTTTGATGTACCGATGTATATTGCTCGG GACATGTCAAATGGAAATTGGTGGTTTTATTTTGGAATAACAGCAGTTGGATTTTGGCCTGCAAAAATATTTACTAACTTAAAAGGATTTGCAACAAGTGCTGAATATGGAGGAGTTGTGTATAGTCCTCCAGGAATTCCAGAACCTCCAATGGGCAGTGGCTATTTTCCTGTTGGAGACCTTAAAAAAGATGCACATTGTAAGAAATGTACTTTCTTAACAGATAAAAATCAAACTAAGTCTTTAGATAATATTTTAGTGAAATTATATGCAAATAGTCAAAATTTATATAGGGTTACTGATTATCCAAACTCTGGGGTTGTAACTGGGAATTTAGTGTCATATGGAGGACCAGGTGAACATTAA